In Panicum virgatum strain AP13 chromosome 5K, P.virgatum_v5, whole genome shotgun sequence, the genomic window AGTCTTGGTAATTTGAAATCACAGTAGTAAAACATATCACTATGGAAGAGTGAAGCCATGTCTATCAATTCAATAGATAGATATTTTAAGGTCTTAATCTTTCAACAAGTTACTTGATCTAGCTTATAGCTACCATTAATATCTAAAGTGTTACAGTATATTCTATAttcaataattatataatttgatTTCTTATTAAATTATTATAATTTAATTCATACTATTTCATATATCAAATGTTATATAGAACTTAATTGGTGGAATCATGATAAACACGCCAAGTTGGAGACGATCCGATAGAGATACAAGTGCTTAATATGCtattaaaaatttaaataaattatttaagtatcttaatgacttcaaatgaaaaaactcaaaactacaaagttgtagatctcgttgagagctacaattttcatataaaaatcatcttcatccgagttcgtatgaaaaagatatgatttttctaaaatcagacCTTGTCGCGCCGGCGGGGGTGGCGTGACAAAACTATACTGTCACGCCGGTGGGAGTGGCGTGAAAAATTTGATATGTGGAATATGCACTGGCAGACCCCTTCCGAGCGCTCCAGAGCATATCAACGTGAGACACCTTGTCACGCCACACGGATTGACGCGACCAAATGAGTTAGATCTGAAAATATTTGTTTGGGtgagttatttttaaaataaaacttaaAATAGGTTTAAAAAAATCGCTCAAGGTCACGGGCAGCATGCCAATTGTTCGACACGACTGTTCATCATACATTCTCTACAGGCAACTAGTGTTCTATGCTTTGGGTATCCACTCGTGGCCCTGGATGAAGTTGGCGACGCTGTACGCGTCGACGTGGTCCTCGGGCACCTGGCTGCTCCACGCCACCCTcctaccggcggcggcgccgggcccgGCGCTGCCGAACTCGCCGTAGTAGAGCGTGTCGAGCGCGAAGTCCCCGCTCCAGGGCATCCACCCCTGCGGCTGCACGATCTCCGCGAGCGTGCACCGGAGGTACACTGTTCGGGAATACTCCTTCCACGGCCGGCCCAGGTAGACGCGGTGCGCGTCGGGCTTCCGGCGGTAGAGCGCCATGTACTCGTCGCTGCCGTTGACGGAGCAGACGCTGAGCACGATccccgtgggctgggccgggTCGGTGCGGCCCTGCGCCGTGACGGCGTCGTTCTCGCCCTTGTCCGGGCGCAGCTGGCGGGGCAGGACGATGAGGGCGGTGGCGTGGAGCACCGCCGCGGAGTTGCCAAAGACGAAGTCGACGGTGCCGGCGACGCGGCAGCGGGTGTAGAAGTGGCGCATGGCGTGCGCGTACAGCGTGTCCTGGTGGCCCAGCAGCTCCACGCCGTCCAGCACCGTGCGGTCGCCCGTGGAGCGGAACGCCACCGCCTGGTGCGCGTCGGGCCCCGCCGTGTTGGAGATCGTCAGGTCGCGCGCCATGAACCCGTCCGCCAGCACGCCTGCGCCCCACACAACAGAACCCAGCAGAGAAAGATTGGGGAAAAAAAATCAGCATGCGGTGAGGTTTGTGGGCCCGGCCGAggtcagggttttatttcccaaccggaaaccggttaccgccgccctccggtaccggtttaccggaccggttaggccggtaaccggtggaaaccggttgaattcaaattcaaataaattcaaattttcccgtgcaaccggttccgaccggtttaccggccggtttgaccggtttaccggtcggtttgaccggtttgaaattcaaaagctcccgtgcaaccggtttaccggccggtttgaccggtttgatcggtgggccttcatgggccggcccattttttctttttcttttttgatttaactttaaattcccacaaactatactaaatgaatgaatttttgagaaaatttgacaccattagattcatcacaccttgaagtatttttaggaattttttgagaattttttattttttgaattcaaatttaaaatttgaattttggccggttgggtaccggccggaaccgaaaccggaccggaccgatttgactggtaaccggtcaaaccggatcggaccggttcccaccggttaagTTAACCTTGGCCGAGGCACGGGAAAGACGGAAAGTGACCCGCCGGCATGGGCATGACCACATGCATTTGCCGGTCACCACTCACCTAGTACTAATATTTTCCGATTGAAACATGTAACCAAATCATTTCTTTTTGAAAGTTAACATGTAACCAAATCATACTAGTACTAGTTGCTTGACACAAAACGTTAGCACTTCACTTCAAACGATACTAGTAGCAGGCTAACTCCTAAAGTCCTACCTAGTCAAAAGATCACTACGCATGCAGTGCACAGTGCGCTATGACTTTAAAGCCCTGTTTAGATGTGTAAAATTTTAGGGGTAAAATATTATatcactttcgtttgtatttaataattattattttgtcatgagttaattaggctcaaaaaattcgtcttgcAAATTATAAACCTGGTTTCCGGAAAACTTTTTGCTCATCAATCCCAGATTTGACATTTCAAATTTCCCTTCGGAAAACGaaggctcaaaaaaaaaactatctcAAAACTTCACCCCTGATGGCTCCAACCTATGCGCAGTAAGCAGCATTCTATACACATGGTCATGTGCCGTGCCGGAGGCGATGTACAAAAGCCAAGAGTGAAAAGCCCGCGTCACACCACGGAAAGCGTTTCCGGTGCGGCCGAACGGCTGCCTTAAAATGCTCCGGTCACGGGATCGCATTGATTCCATGCACGTACAAGCGTTTTCGGTCACCAGTGCAATACGCCTACGCCGTACACGGGGACAGAATACGTACAAGGGGACGAGGGGAACGCGCGGGTTCGTACGCACCTACGGTGGCCGTGTTGAAGGTGGACACGCCGGGCGTGTCGGCGTTGAGGTCGCCGGTGATCACCGTCCTCCCCATGCCGTCGCCCACGAGCACCACGTTCGTCTTCTCCCACGGCACGCTCACCGTCTCCCTGTACACCCCCTCCTTCACGCGCACCACGAACGGCCCCTCGCCGTAGTCcggcgcggccgccaccgcctcgcgcACCGTCCTGCAGTCGCACCCCGCGGCGCACACCGTCGCGTTCGCGGGCAGCCCTCGCGGCACGCCGAGCGCGTCGACATCGCGCTCCGCCTCCTtcgacgcggccgcggcgggcggccagTACCCGTCGCGCTCCGTCTGCGGCGGGCGCCAGAGGGAGGTCTCGTCGCCGTACCGCTGCCGCGCGGCGAGCATGGAGATGTAGTTGCTGTTGACAGCGATGGTGTCGTTGAGGTACGCCATGGCGTCGGAGATGGCCCGGGAGAAGTTGACGTACTTGTACGCGGACCAGCAGTCGTAGAGGTGGAGCAGCGCGGTGGAGGcggagagcagcggcggcgaaggGGACGGTGCGAGGCGGCGGGAGGAGAGGGACAGGAAGGTGAGGCAGTTGGTGGCGGCGTTGGTGAGGTTCACgttggaggaggcggcgaggaCGGACTTGGCCGTGGAGACGGCGGGCGGGATGCGGGCGCGGAGCGCGGTGAGCGTGGCGCCGAGGAGGTCGGAGGCGGAGGCGTCGGGCGCGGCGCCGGAGAGCGTGGAGACGCATGCCGGCTGGAAGCGGGTGGCGTTGCAGGCCAGGaggacggcgagcggcgccgaGCCGGAGGACGCCGGTGCCGCGGCAGGCGACGGGGACGGGGTactgcggtggtggtggcgggcggagagggaggaggggagatggaagaggatgaggacgagaagggggaggaggcgaggagccGGACGCGGCGGCATTGTTGATGGTTGGGGACTGGGACGGAGGAGCGGAGTCACCACTGGAGTGAGCGGGCGCGGTGGTCGGGGTGGTTATATTGCGGaggggcggaggcgggcgggcaggccggcggcggctcgcttGGGGAAGGGGACGAATGGGGATATCGGCAGGTGCAAATGTAACGGAAAGTAGGAAGAAAGCATTCATGCCCGGGGGTGAATCCTCCAGTTGATTTTGCTTCCATTTTTTTCGattttggctgtgtttagttccaaaatttctcccTCCAAACTTTATTATTCacttatcacatcaaattttttttatctcatatatggagcattaaatataggtaaataaaaaaaccaattgcatagttttgatgtacacgacgagacgaattttttgagcctagttagatcatggtatgacaataattaccacaaacaaataaaaaatactatAATGTGTTATAGTGTCTGATGTGACATTTTTTACCGCTATTTTatagatctaaacacagccttgatTACATGCTTCAGCCCCTAATGGTAACACGACCACTAATAGCAATAGTTACCTATGGCACCTTAGGCTATAGCTCAATATGTAGTAGACGCTGACAACTGTAAATACTCCATATCGCAGCCCATTATTTGTCATCGTGGCATTGTACCAAATTTCGGTGTTAAGACAAAAAAGATGTTTAGAtgtttttaccactattttacagatctaaacacagccttgatTACATGCTTCAGTGCCCCTGATGGTAACACGACCACTAATAGCAATAGTTACCTATGGCACCGTAGGCTATAGCTCAATATGTAGTAGACGCTGACAactgtaagagcatctccaatggTTTGGAAAATTGAACTTGGCAATATTTGCAATTTGCCAAGTCCCAAAAATATTTGCCAAGTCAAATTAAAGCCCATCTCCAACGGTTTGGCAAATTGAACttgggccgtgtttagatgcataattccaaattccaaaatatttttccggcacctgcatggagacttaaatctagacgaaataaaaaacacattgcgactgctgtctgtaaatggcgagacgaatctaatgaacctaattaggttgtaattagatgctaaattgctacagtgatgctacagtaaacaacctctaatgacggattaattaggctcattagattcgtctcacgatttacagacgagttctgtaattatttttataattagtctatatttagtactttaaatgtagaaagatacattttcaaaaaatttacagcttgcaaccaaacacggccttggCAAATCCTAAAATTGTGGACCCACCTCAACTAccggtgtttttttttctctcgacCTGGTCAGATCGCGGCGTCCTTCTTGGcgcccctgctgccgccgccgccaggcttCTCACGCGCCGTCCTTCTTGGTGCccttgctgctgccgctgccagcCTTCTCGCGCGCCGCTGTCGCCGGTTACCAAGGTGTGTCCCTCTCATCCCTGTTTCAATTCGATAGTTCGTATTGGAGCCCTAGTTCATACTCTCGTTCATTGCCTATATCCTTGATCACTGTAGTTCAAGAGACGTCATGCCATTCAAGAGATCCCGTTTAGTACGGAGACAATTGGATGATTCATCATCCGATGACGACGACTACGTGATATCCTCAGCTACTCAAATTCTGCATTCGTTATCGAATGTCAAAAGAAGTCATGGTGGGTCTGTCTTTGGACATAGAATTATTAATCGTGATAGACAAGGCGGCCACAATAGGATGTATCAAGATTATTTGGCTGTTAATCCAACGTACAGCCCCGAAATTTTCCGTCGCAGGTTGATATTCGTTCACTTCGGATGAGTTCGTACTATGTGCATACTTGTTATATGAAtgtttaaattttattttatttgcttcaGGTATAGGATGTCTAGGCAACTTTTTCTACGAATAATGAATGCTGTTGAAGCGCACGATGATTACTTTGTGCAGAAAAGGGATGCGGCCAATGTTCTTGGATTGAGTTGCTTCCAAAAAGTCACAGCTGCATTTCGTATGCTCACTTATGGGGTACCAGCTGATGCTACAGATGAGTACGTTCGCATTGGCGAGAGTACTGTACTTGAGAGCCTACGTAGGTTTGTTACAGCAGTTGTTGATATATTTGAAGATGAATACCTGAGATATCCCAATGAGGCAGACACAACAAAATTACTGGCACGCGGTGAACAAAGAGGCTTTCCTGGAATGTTAGGGTCCATTGATTGTATGCATTGGGCGTGGAAGAACTGTCCTTATGAAAAACAAGGTCAGTACGGAGGGATCGTGCCATCTCAGAAAGGGCGCGTGCGGAGCGctttccggcgacggcgaccggcCGACCGCAGCGCTCGTTTTCTAGCTCTTCTCCGGCGATCGGCCGGAACTGCGGCGATCGGCCGAAACCGCGAATTCAATGGCTGCGGACATGAATCCTAGGGGGGCTGAAGGGGTCCATGGAGATGAACCCTAGGGGGCAGAAGGGGTCCATGGAGGCGTACCTGAACATGACAGCATGGATGATCTTCCATCTGCAACCctaggaggaggaagatgatcgCCAACTCGTCACGACGGCGGCGCACGCTGTTCTGTCGCGGGAACAGAAAGAAGTCGCGCCAAGGAGGAAAGGAAAGGCCTGGCGGAAGTTTCCCACGCGCGGGAGGATACCTGATCGTGCGGACGGGGGGCGATGCGCGGACGGGACTCGCGCGCATATTTGCGCGAGTTGGACCCAGATGGGCAACTTGGCAAATTTTGCCAACCCAGATGCCAAACCATTGGAGAGTAGATTTCAGGGAATTTGGCAAAATTTTAGGATGCCAAGTGCAGATGCAAAAccgttggagatgctctaaataCTCCATATTGCAGCCCATTATTTGTCATCGTGGCATTGTACCAAATTTCGGTGTTAAGACAAAAAAGATGTTTAGATGATGTATGATTTAGACAAAAATTGTTTATTCATTTACCTTCTGCCTCATTCGACATTACCTTCCCCCAGGTTGTCAACGCCATTCCTGAACGATCGTGATCCTGATCCAATCTATGCATTTTTTTTGAGGCGACAATCTATACATGTAACCATTGTCATCGttccgttcaaaaaaaaaaaagaaaaaagaaaaaaaaggattgtTGGTTTACATTCCTGGGTCTGTACATCACCATGAAGCAAAGCAAGATCTCTAAGTTATGAGTTTCACACTCTGAATCACCAATTCAAATCGTCCAGTCAAAAGTTTGAGCTCTGTAAGTTTGAGCTAAGTGTTGTTCATCGGCACGGCCCGCACGGCAGGGGGCAGAGGCACTTGAACTGAAATTGCACAACCGTGCACGGCACAAAGCATGCTTGCCCCTCTTGCACTGCCTGATTGCCTCCACAGTCGGGTGCATCGATTGGCTAATTTGGCACGATAGCTGCCGGTTCGCAAGAGGCCGAAGAGATTACCGCGACAGGCGATCACACACGTCCAGTAGTGCCCTTCGCACCGTGGCGTGCTGCCACACACAGCAGGTTGTTTGATCCGTCATGTGACATTGGAGGTTTCTGTCATCAGTGTTCCGGAAGCTTTCTACTCACGGGATAATGGCACAGTCGCGGAATGGTGACAGGGTGCCTTTTCTCATGTTGCGAGTTGCGAGGCCGCCCGCTGCCGACCAGGTCACGGGATCACAGGTTCACAGCGTAATGGTCGGTGCACCGGCGGGCTGACCTGGGCAGTTGGCTGGCGCTGAGGCGCCGATGCAATCGCGCAAGCGACAAAACCCTCCTTTCCTAGCTGCAAAAGAAGTAATTTGACACAAAATTGCGTATTGATAACTATTTCATTTGATGTTGTCctcatgaaagaaaatgcagtAAAGACGTCACATGCATAAGAAATTATTTCCAAAATTTTGTTAACGAACTATTGTTACATACAGGTTGCCTGTGATCTGTGTCTATGCCTAAACAGCCAAAGGAGGAAATGATACAAAACTCTATGTCCAGGTCTCAGGAGATGTGCATTCCTGCGTGAGCTATTGAGGGGGCAATGAAAGGTGAATACAGCTTGCCTGAAGATGACGTAAATGATGAAACTGAAAGAAAATGAGTATATCATGTCAACAGTCAGCTAACCAGCCCTCGCCAACCTGTGGAATCAGACGATAAAATGCATCACATCACCATTCAACTCCATCAGGAGTAATTCATCaagtaaaaataatacaaaactcTATCTAAACTCCTGGACTCAACAATGATAACCATGGAAGAGCTCCGTATTCCTCATATATATCTTCTGTATTTTTCAGGAGTCATGCACAATTGCACATACATATAGGTTCTCAAATATTGAAAAGTAGGTCTAGGAATCAGCATCACAATTCTAACACagtattctaattttttttatttaggcACATTCTCCAAGAAAGTATCATAAAAGAATGTTATCTAATAAGGAACTCACCATTTGTCAACAGATGGGAAAATACAAGTTCATTCCAAGCATCTGGAACTCCAGGAAGGCACCAGTGGCTGCAATCAAGTATGGTATTAGGATGACTCCAAAGGCCAATATGAGCATCACTTCTGAAGGCCCCCATCAAAGTCACATTTAGTACAGTGACAGGGACACTTGTATTCGCCACGACATCAGCAAGTATATCCCCAAATTCTCTCCGGTCATCTCCTTTGGCCTCAGTTGTAGGTTGTTCTGTTACTTCACAAACCTTTTGATTTAAGCCACTGTAACCATGAAAAATTCTCGATGAGTGtataaatttagcaaaataaCTCGTACACAGTCCAAATTTGCTTTCTAATAGCACCACAATCATAGTGACACTTATAGGATGTGGTGACCTTAAATCTTAAATTCAAATTGTAGTTACTTCTAGAGTACAATAAAGAAGAAAATTAAGAATTCAACAAGGAAAAGCTCATTTGTATGTTAGAAAAACACACCTCCAGTGAGATGGTTCATATGTACGGAAGAACACACGCGTTCGTCGTAAATCAACTCTCTGTTTCACCCATGAGGCCCAAGTTTCCAGTGCCATTTTGAAAGCAGCATTAATGGATGTTCCCAGTTTAAGCACACCTCCAGCCTCAAAATAGCAACCCCTGCATGCAAAGATCAAACTTGAATATCCAAGATATTTGAAGTTGATATCCAAGATATTTGAAGTTGATATCAATGCAAATCAACAACTACAGATGGGTTAGATTATGAGCCAAGGAAACCAGGAAACATATAATGGCAATTATATTCAGAAGTATCCATCGAAGTctcaacaacaacatagccttttttcccaagcaagttggggtagccCATCGAAGTCTCAATATTACCAAAAAAAAAGCCATACTAACTGTTCACTATATAGTGATCTTTGAAGCATGAACACAATGGAGC contains:
- the LOC120708867 gene encoding probable pectinesterase/pectinesterase inhibitor 51, with the protein product MPPRPAPRLLPLLVLILFHLPSSLSARHHHRSTPSPSPAAAPASSGSAPLAVLLACNATRFQPACVSTLSGAAPDASASDLLGATLTALRARIPPAVSTAKSVLAASSNVNLTNAATNCLTFLSLSSRRLAPSPSPPLLSASTALLHLYDCWSAYKYVNFSRAISDAMAYLNDTIAVNSNYISMLAARQRYGDETSLWRPPQTERDGYWPPAAAASKEAERDVDALGVPRGLPANATVCAAGCDCRTVREAVAAAPDYGEGPFVVRVKEGVYRETVSVPWEKTNVVLVGDGMGRTVITGDLNADTPGVSTFNTATVGVLADGFMARDLTISNTAGPDAHQAVAFRSTGDRTVLDGVELLGHQDTLYAHAMRHFYTRCRVAGTVDFVFGNSAAVLHATALIVLPRQLRPDKGENDAVTAQGRTDPAQPTGIVLSVCSVNGSDEYMALYRRKPDAHRVYLGRPWKEYSRTVYLRCTLAEIVQPQGWMPWSGDFALDTLYYGEFGSAGPGAAAGRRVAWSSQVPEDHVDAYSVANFIQGHEWIPKA